One genomic window of Coffea eugenioides isolate CCC68of chromosome 1, Ceug_1.0, whole genome shotgun sequence includes the following:
- the LOC113762819 gene encoding uncharacterized protein LOC113762819 isoform X2 gives MEILVSPTPLAPAIANTRGSLSHAAAIRKRNLTPRSKLNHQNDSLYQAAIERASLRFQETLRPDPLFVDPYAGCLVPTNKFIEVDVTPRLPLYCLATKFIDDKLLNALGDDDDLRQVVLFTDGMDTRPYRLDWPRSTLVFDISPQRVFGETTLKLKEVGARIGRSCMFIHIPCESANIEEMMRNRGFTGARPSIWVFQGLPLVNLARFKEILSVISNLATKGSVLLGELPSWLSAVDAGIKWMDNLFMSNGLRVNIIGYENVARDFEKELEKVDDNHILFIAEQLRFSDEQMETWSREFQRIEEEADEEGFEEL, from the exons ATGGAAATTTTGGTCTCACCCACGCCGCTGGCTCCTGCCATTGCGAATACGAGAGGATCCCTATCTCACGCCGCCGCCATTAGAAAGAGGAATTTGACGCCCAGGTCCAAGCTCAATCACCAAAACGACTCCTTGTACCAAGCTGCAATTGAACGCGCTTCTCTTCGTTTCCAGGAGACTCTTCGGCCAG ATCCTCTGTTTGTCGACCCATATGCTGGTTGCCTTGTTCCTACCAACAAATTTATTGAGGTAGACGTGACACCCCGGCTGCCTCTCTACTGCCTGGCGACCAAATTTATTGATGATAAGCTGCTGAATGCATTGGGTGATGATGACGACCTCAGACAG GTTGTTTTGTTCACCGATGGCATGGATACTCGGCCTTATAGACTCGACTGGCCCAGATCCACCCTCGTATTTGACATATCCCCGCAAAGGGTTTTCGGGGAAACAACGCTGAAGCTTAAAG AGGTTGGGGCCAGGATTGGAAGAAGCTGTATGTTTATCCATATACCATGCGAGTCGGCTAACATAGAAGAGATGATGCGTAACAGAGGATTTACAGGTGCCAGGCCAAGTATATGGGTTTTCCAG GGACTGCCTCTTGTAAATTTGGCTAGATTTAAAGAGATCCTTTCTGTTATCAGCAATTTAGCCACAAAGGGGAGTGTTTTACTGGGAGAACTACCTTCTTGGTTATCAGCAGTTGATGCTGGTATCAAG TGGATGGATAATCTTTTCATGAGCAATGGTCTCCGGGTAAACATAATTGGCTATGAGAATGTTGCAAgagattttgaaaaagaattGGAAAAAGTAGATGACAACCATATACTCTTCATTGCTGAGCAACTGCGATTTTCTGATGAACAG ATGGAAACTTGGAGTAGAGAATTCCAGAGGATAGAGGAAGAAGCGGATGAGGAAGGTTTCGAGGAGCTATAA
- the LOC113762819 gene encoding uncharacterized protein LOC113762819 isoform X1, with translation MEILVSPTPLAPAIANTRGSLSHAAAIRKRNLTPRSKLNHQNDSLYQAAIERASLRFQETLRPDPLFVDPYAGCLVPTNKFIEVDVTPRLPLYCLATKFIDDKLLNALGDDDDLRQVVLFTDGMDTRPYRLDWPRSTLVFDISPQRVFGETTLKLKEVGARIGRSCMFIHIPCESANIEEMMRNRGFTGARPSIWVFQGLPLVNLARFKEILSVISNLATKGSVLLGELPSWLSAVDAGIKSTKTQWMDNLFMSNGLRVNIIGYENVARDFEKELEKVDDNHILFIAEQLRFSDEQMETWSREFQRIEEEADEEGFEEL, from the exons ATGGAAATTTTGGTCTCACCCACGCCGCTGGCTCCTGCCATTGCGAATACGAGAGGATCCCTATCTCACGCCGCCGCCATTAGAAAGAGGAATTTGACGCCCAGGTCCAAGCTCAATCACCAAAACGACTCCTTGTACCAAGCTGCAATTGAACGCGCTTCTCTTCGTTTCCAGGAGACTCTTCGGCCAG ATCCTCTGTTTGTCGACCCATATGCTGGTTGCCTTGTTCCTACCAACAAATTTATTGAGGTAGACGTGACACCCCGGCTGCCTCTCTACTGCCTGGCGACCAAATTTATTGATGATAAGCTGCTGAATGCATTGGGTGATGATGACGACCTCAGACAG GTTGTTTTGTTCACCGATGGCATGGATACTCGGCCTTATAGACTCGACTGGCCCAGATCCACCCTCGTATTTGACATATCCCCGCAAAGGGTTTTCGGGGAAACAACGCTGAAGCTTAAAG AGGTTGGGGCCAGGATTGGAAGAAGCTGTATGTTTATCCATATACCATGCGAGTCGGCTAACATAGAAGAGATGATGCGTAACAGAGGATTTACAGGTGCCAGGCCAAGTATATGGGTTTTCCAG GGACTGCCTCTTGTAAATTTGGCTAGATTTAAAGAGATCCTTTCTGTTATCAGCAATTTAGCCACAAAGGGGAGTGTTTTACTGGGAGAACTACCTTCTTGGTTATCAGCAGTTGATGCTGGTATCAAG TCCACCAAAACACAGTGGATGGATAATCTTTTCATGAGCAATGGTCTCCGGGTAAACATAATTGGCTATGAGAATGTTGCAAgagattttgaaaaagaattGGAAAAAGTAGATGACAACCATATACTCTTCATTGCTGAGCAACTGCGATTTTCTGATGAACAG ATGGAAACTTGGAGTAGAGAATTCCAGAGGATAGAGGAAGAAGCGGATGAGGAAGGTTTCGAGGAGCTATAA
- the LOC113755425 gene encoding blue-light photoreceptor PHR2 translates to MDYSSQKNQIPENPGEDQPHLAIAPSSIPPAPPQLPIATISLSLNAVLPSHFLTPPTKISSLLTPHAAKVKIPSQISSLSHLSLSSALSPPTKPFLKSTISANPLQNPLSLNPRRPSDPSDAAALRRASIVWFRNDLRVHDNECLNSANNESMSVLPVYCFDPRDYGKSSSGFDRTGPFRATFLLESVADLRKTLQAKGSDLVVRIGKPETVLVELAQAVGAEAVYAHREVSHDEVKAEDNIEAVLKEEGVEVKYFWGSTLYHIDDLPFKLTEMPTNYGGFKEKVQGLEVRKTIEALDQVKGLPAKGDVEPGEIPSLVDLGLNPSATLGQNGKPAASASLVGGETEALQRLGRFAAECQAQPNKANKDGTNDSIYGANFSCKISPWLAMGCLSPRSMFDELKKSVSRTISSASAQKNGGNSSSDTGMNWLMYELLWRDFFRFITKKYSSARQHNAAPVTACTGAAV, encoded by the exons ATGGATTACTCTAGCCAAAAGAACCAAATCCCAGAAAACCCCGGAGAAGACCAACCACACCTGGCCATTGCCCCGTCCTCAATCCCACCGGCACCTCCTCAGTTACCCATAGCCACCATCTCCCTCTCTCTCAACGCCGTCCTCCCCTCCCATTTCCTCACCCCACCTACCAAAATTTCTTCCCTTCTCACCCCTCATGCCGCCAAAGTTAAAATCCCCTCCCAAATCTCCTCACTCTCCCACCTCTCCCTCTCTTCCGCTCTCTCCCCTCCCACTAAACCCTTCCTCAAGTCCACTATCTCCGCCAACCCCCTCCAAAACCCACTCTCTCTCAACCCCCGCCGCCCTTCTGACCCCTCCGACGCCGCCGCCCTCCGCCGTGCTTCAATCGTTTGGTTCCGCAACGACCTTCGGGTACACGACAATGAGTGCCTCAACTCTGCCAACAACGAGTCCATGTCAGTCTTGCCCGTCTACTGTTTCGACCCGAGGGACTACGGGAAATCCTCTTCTGGGTTCGATAGGACTGGCCCGTTTAGGGccactttcttgcttgaatccGTCGCCGACTTGAGAAAAACTCTGCAGGCTAAGGGGTCTGATCTTGTGGTGAGAATTGGGAAGCCAGAGACTGTGCTGGTGGAGCTGGCGCAGGCCGTTGGGGCGGAAGCTGTGTATGCCCACAGGGAGGTATCGCATGACGAGGTGAAGGCGGAGGATAATATCGAGGCGGTGTTGAAAGAGGAAGGAGTGGAGGTTAAGTACTTTTGGGGAAGCACATTGTATCACATCGACGATTTGCCCTTTAAATTGACGGAAATGCCGACTAACTACGGCGGGTTTAAGGAGAAAGTGCAGGGACTGGAGGTTAGGAAGACAATAGAGGCCCTGGATCAGGTGAAAGGATTGCCTGCTAAGGGAGACGTGGAGCCTGGGGAGATTCCGTCCTTGGTTGATTTGGGTCTCAACCCAAGTGCTACATTGGGCCAG AATGGAAAGCCAGCAGCAAGTGCCTCTCTTGTTGGAGGGGAGACAGAAGCGTTGCAGAGGCTTGGAAGATTTGCAGCTGAATGCCAAGCGCAaccaaacaaggcaaacaagGATGGCACTAATGATAGCATTTATGGTGCCAACTTTTCTTGTAAAATATCTCCTTGGCTTGCCATGGGTTGCCTTTCTCCCCGTTCCATGTTTGATGAGCTGAAAAAATCTGTATCAAG aaCAATTTCTTCTGCATCTGCTCAGAAAAATGGTGGAAACAGCTCTTCTGACACTGGGATGAACTGGTTGATGTATGAGTTATTGTGGAGAGATTTCTTCAG ATTTATCACCAAAAAATACAGTTCCGCAAGACAGCACAATGCTGCTCCAGTGACAGCTTGTACAGGTGCTGCTGTCTGA